A stretch of Coriobacteriia bacterium DNA encodes these proteins:
- a CDS encoding YlxR family protein — MAQIRERTCVACGQTGSKTTLVRFVRHADGTVDVDPTGRQPGRGAYLCAEQTCFDVAHKRHALDRALRVRIGEDGYARLGTEFDMLCVGHSDDVQ; from the coding sequence ATGGCGCAGATACGCGAGAGGACGTGCGTCGCATGCGGACAGACGGGCAGCAAGACGACGCTCGTCCGCTTCGTCCGACATGCCGACGGAACGGTGGACGTCGACCCGACGGGTCGTCAGCCGGGCCGCGGCGCCTACCTCTGCGCCGAGCAGACCTGCTTTGACGTGGCTCACAAGCGTCACGCCCTGGATCGCGCGCTCCGGGTGCGTATTGGCGAAGACGGCTATGCGCGCCTCGGGACAGAATTCGACATGCTGTGCGTCGGGCACAGTGACGACGTACAGTAA
- the nusA gene encoding transcription termination/antitermination protein NusA, with protein MATEMIEALQALAQEKHLDELYVLDRLEQSLAKSYADILDLEWGAKVTIDRQTGKIYVYELVPKGEPDEETGDYTEFDMKDVTPRDTSRIAAQHAKAEIASIVRNAAREQIYEEFSKRVGELITGTVLQTTPDFTILKIREGVEAELPHFDKRRNPDERNERPNGEYYQHNQRVRAIIIDVRDPKAAQSGTSTRGEHNRPPIIVSRTHPDLIRRMFELEVPEVYDGVVEVKAIAREPGTRSKVAVNSLDSHLDPVGACVGPKGSRVRMVVSELRGERIDVVLWDADPARYVANALSPAKVTRVLADTENQYATVIVPDDQLSLAIGKEGQNARLAARLTGWHIDIKNESLAANLMGSIAPLMNTSDSAEPAGDARCEYVDETGTRCRNQARPGSRFCGVHEHMDDDSLI; from the coding sequence ATGGCCACTGAAATGATCGAAGCGCTGCAGGCCCTGGCGCAGGAGAAGCACCTCGACGAGCTCTACGTGCTCGACCGCCTCGAGCAGTCGCTCGCCAAGAGCTATGCCGACATCCTCGACCTCGAGTGGGGCGCCAAGGTCACCATCGACCGTCAGACGGGCAAGATCTACGTCTACGAGCTCGTTCCCAAGGGCGAGCCCGACGAGGAGACCGGCGACTACACCGAGTTTGACATGAAGGACGTCACGCCGCGCGACACGAGCCGCATCGCCGCCCAGCACGCTAAGGCCGAGATCGCGTCCATCGTGCGCAACGCCGCCCGCGAGCAGATCTACGAAGAGTTCTCCAAACGCGTCGGCGAGCTCATCACGGGCACGGTCCTGCAGACGACGCCTGACTTCACGATCCTCAAGATCCGTGAGGGCGTCGAGGCCGAGCTGCCTCACTTCGACAAGCGCCGCAACCCCGACGAGCGCAACGAGCGCCCGAACGGCGAGTACTACCAGCACAACCAGCGCGTCCGCGCCATCATCATCGACGTGCGCGACCCGAAGGCCGCCCAGAGCGGCACGTCGACGCGCGGCGAGCACAACCGCCCGCCCATCATCGTGAGCCGCACGCACCCCGACCTCATCCGTCGCATGTTCGAGCTCGAGGTCCCCGAGGTCTACGACGGTGTCGTCGAGGTCAAGGCCATCGCCCGCGAGCCTGGCACGCGCTCGAAGGTTGCCGTGAACTCGCTGGACTCGCATCTCGACCCCGTGGGCGCCTGCGTCGGCCCCAAGGGCTCGCGCGTCCGCATGGTTGTGTCCGAGCTGCGCGGCGAGCGCATCGACGTCGTGCTGTGGGACGCCGACCCTGCCCGCTACGTCGCCAACGCACTGTCGCCCGCCAAGGTCACGCGCGTGCTTGCCGACACGGAGAATCAGTACGCCACCGTCATCGTGCCGGACGACCAGCTGTCGCTCGCCATCGGCAAGGAGGGCCAGAACGCCCGCCTTGCCGCCCGCCTCACGGGCTGGCACATCGACATCAAGAACGAGTCGCTCGCCGCAAACCTCATGGGCTCCATCGCGCCGCTCATGAACACGTCGGACAGCGCCGAGCCCGCAGGCGACGCACGCTGCGAGTACGTCGACGAGACGGGCACGCGCTGCCGCAACCAGGCGCGCCCCGGCTCGCGCTTCTGCGGCGTGCACGAGCACATGGACGATGACTCGCTCATCTAA
- a CDS encoding ribosome maturation factor RimP, with product MAQKDKANDILAALEAVAGEQGLDIVDVEVAGPASHPIVRVRIDTLDEQGTIDMNEVVALTPWVSDVVEGLDPFPGSYELEVSSPGLDRPLRRERDFARFIGERAEVRASHPVEDRTKGTGVIAAVEDGVVTLSVDGAEWHIPVSDVSRAQLKPDFDKVFAAAKKAAKQAGDLEAAGEDDTDEA from the coding sequence GTGGCGCAGAAGGACAAGGCGAACGACATCCTCGCCGCCCTTGAGGCGGTTGCAGGGGAGCAGGGCCTCGACATCGTCGACGTTGAGGTTGCAGGCCCGGCGAGCCACCCCATCGTGCGTGTGCGCATCGACACGCTCGACGAGCAGGGCACGATCGACATGAACGAGGTCGTCGCCCTCACACCTTGGGTGTCTGACGTCGTCGAGGGGCTCGACCCGTTCCCTGGCTCATACGAGCTCGAGGTTTCCTCGCCCGGTCTCGATCGACCGCTGCGCCGCGAGCGCGACTTCGCCCGCTTCATCGGCGAGCGCGCTGAGGTTCGTGCGAGTCATCCCGTGGAGGACCGCACAAAGGGCACGGGCGTCATCGCAGCCGTCGAGGACGGCGTTGTGACGCTGAGCGTCGACGGAGCTGAGTGGCACATTCCGGTGAGCGACGTCTCGCGTGCCCAGCTCAAGCCCGACTTCGACAAGGTATTCGCCGCCGCAAAGAAAGCCGCCAAGCAGGCCGGCGATCTCGAGGCGGCCGGCGAGGACGACACTGACGAGGCATAA
- the leuS gene encoding leucine--tRNA ligase has translation MSDMTQSDTERPEGRVPAYDAQAIETKWQKVWDETNLYATDEDPAKPKKYVLEMFPYPSGDLHMGHARNYTIGDAMARQARMRGYDVLHPMGFDAFGLPAENAAIKHHTQAGAWTYKNMDNALATMRRMGFSYDYDRLVRTCDPSYYKWGQWLFEKMWERGLVYRKKSPVNWCPTCKTVLANEQVTDGVCWRCGSVPEKRDLEQWYLKITDYAQELLDDLDKLTGWPERVKQMQANWIGRSEGAEVDFTLCDADGNATDTKITVFTTRADTLFGCSFFLLAPEYKGLLDLVAGTQYEAGVREVIEGSAKITAVERAQGDLEKHGAFTGRYVINPVNGEKVPVWVADYVISDYGTGAVMAVPCGDQRDFEFARKYDLPIIPIILGEDDPLYPQLHAEQGRIVTSVDWDSAMVTEGTLVQSGKYTGMTGGKHSEGEAAIVADLEASGAGHRTVQFRLRDWLISRQRYWGNPIPAIHCEHCGIVPVPEDQLPVTLPENLDLGAGETLAQCADFYETTCPVCGRPARRETDTMDTFTCSSWYYLRYCDPHNDTAPFSKDAVDHWMPVDNYIGGIEHAILHLLYSRFWTKVCRDLGLCSIDEPFTNLLCQGMVKDEHGETMSKSKGNVVPPSSVIEPYGADTMRLSILFIAPPEKDFDWDPKAVEGCNRFLKRSWRVACLLAGSAGAAALEAPDAAPAVDVATLDEAGKTLYREIHRTLAQCTRDFDRQQFNTAISAVMELVNAASAYLNATEGPDGPDGAGVCRDANLCALAASDIVRALAPICPHWAEELWHAQLGQSGSVYNAAWPAFDVEAAKADDVEVAVQVSGKLRARISVPRGADRETLEAAGREAVAKWLEGKSVVKVIAVPDKLVNIVAK, from the coding sequence ATGTCAGACATGACGCAGAGCGATACCGAGCGTCCCGAGGGCCGCGTCCCGGCCTACGACGCGCAGGCGATCGAGACGAAGTGGCAGAAGGTCTGGGACGAGACGAACCTCTATGCCACGGACGAGGACCCGGCCAAGCCGAAGAAGTACGTGCTCGAGATGTTCCCATACCCCTCAGGCGACCTGCACATGGGTCACGCCCGCAACTACACGATCGGCGACGCCATGGCGCGTCAGGCCCGCATGCGCGGCTACGACGTGTTGCACCCCATGGGCTTCGACGCGTTCGGCCTGCCTGCCGAGAATGCGGCCATCAAGCACCACACGCAGGCCGGCGCCTGGACGTACAAGAACATGGACAACGCCCTGGCCACGATGCGCCGCATGGGCTTCTCCTACGACTATGACCGCCTCGTGCGCACGTGCGACCCCTCGTACTACAAGTGGGGCCAGTGGCTGTTCGAGAAGATGTGGGAGCGCGGCCTCGTCTACCGCAAGAAGAGTCCGGTGAACTGGTGCCCCACGTGCAAGACGGTGCTCGCCAACGAGCAGGTCACCGACGGCGTCTGCTGGCGCTGCGGCTCCGTGCCTGAGAAGCGCGACCTCGAGCAGTGGTACCTCAAGATCACCGACTACGCCCAGGAGCTGCTTGACGACCTCGACAAGCTGACGGGCTGGCCCGAGCGCGTCAAGCAGATGCAGGCCAACTGGATCGGCCGCTCCGAGGGCGCCGAGGTCGACTTCACGCTGTGCGACGCCGATGGCAACGCGACGGACACGAAGATCACCGTGTTCACGACGCGCGCGGACACGCTGTTCGGCTGCTCGTTCTTCCTGCTCGCGCCCGAGTACAAGGGCCTGCTCGACCTCGTTGCCGGCACGCAGTATGAGGCCGGCGTGCGCGAGGTCATCGAGGGCAGCGCCAAGATCACGGCCGTCGAGCGCGCCCAGGGCGACCTCGAGAAGCACGGCGCGTTCACGGGCCGCTACGTCATCAACCCCGTCAATGGCGAGAAGGTGCCCGTCTGGGTCGCCGACTACGTCATCTCCGACTACGGCACGGGCGCCGTCATGGCCGTGCCCTGTGGCGACCAGCGCGACTTTGAGTTCGCCCGCAAGTATGACCTGCCGATCATTCCGATCATCCTGGGCGAGGACGACCCGCTCTACCCGCAGCTGCACGCCGAGCAGGGGCGCATCGTGACGTCTGTCGACTGGGATAGCGCCATGGTGACGGAGGGCACGCTCGTCCAGTCCGGCAAGTACACCGGCATGACGGGCGGCAAGCACTCCGAGGGCGAGGCGGCCATCGTCGCCGACCTCGAGGCGTCTGGTGCCGGCCACCGCACGGTCCAGTTCCGCCTGCGTGACTGGCTCATCTCGCGCCAGCGCTACTGGGGCAACCCCATCCCCGCCATTCACTGCGAGCACTGCGGCATCGTGCCCGTGCCCGAGGACCAGCTGCCCGTCACGCTGCCCGAGAACCTCGACCTCGGTGCCGGCGAGACGCTGGCCCAGTGCGCCGACTTTTACGAGACGACGTGTCCCGTGTGCGGCCGTCCCGCCCGCCGCGAGACGGACACGATGGACACGTTCACGTGCTCGAGCTGGTACTACCTGCGCTACTGCGACCCGCACAACGACACGGCGCCTTTCTCCAAGGACGCCGTCGACCACTGGATGCCCGTCGACAACTACATCGGCGGCATCGAGCACGCCATCCTGCACCTGCTCTACTCGCGCTTCTGGACGAAGGTCTGCCGCGACCTGGGTTTGTGCTCCATCGACGAACCGTTCACGAATCTGCTGTGCCAGGGCATGGTGAAGGACGAGCACGGCGAGACGATGTCGAAGTCCAAGGGCAACGTCGTGCCCCCGTCGTCGGTCATCGAGCCGTACGGCGCCGACACGATGCGTCTGAGCATCCTGTTCATCGCACCGCCCGAGAAAGACTTCGACTGGGATCCGAAGGCCGTTGAGGGCTGCAACCGTTTCCTCAAGCGCTCATGGCGCGTCGCATGCCTGCTTGCCGGAAGCGCCGGCGCAGCGGCCCTGGAGGCTCCCGACGCTGCGCCCGCCGTCGACGTCGCCACACTCGACGAGGCAGGCAAGACGCTCTATCGCGAGATCCATCGCACGCTAGCCCAGTGCACGCGCGATTTTGACCGCCAGCAGTTCAACACGGCCATCTCCGCTGTCATGGAGCTCGTGAACGCGGCGAGCGCCTACCTGAACGCAACGGAGGGCCCCGACGGTCCCGACGGTGCGGGCGTTTGCCGTGACGCCAACCTGTGCGCCCTGGCCGCAAGCGACATCGTGCGCGCGCTGGCACCCATCTGCCCGCACTGGGCTGAGGAGCTGTGGCACGCGCAGCTCGGCCAGAGCGGCTCTGTGTACAACGCGGCGTGGCCGGCGTTTGACGTCGAGGCAGCCAAGGCCGACGACGTCGAGGTGGCCGTACAGGTGAGCGGAAAGCTTCGCGCCCGCATCAGCGTGCCGCGCGGCGCCGACCGCGAGACGCTCGAGGCCGCAGGACGCGAGGCCGTCGCGAAATGGCTCGAGGGCAAGAGCGTCGTCAAGGTGATCGCGGTGCCTGACAAGCTGGTCAACATCGTGGCGAAGTAG
- a CDS encoding IMP dehydrogenase, which translates to MAYYYPEAAHTFSEYLLVPGYSSSECIPERVSLKTPLTKFRRDEEPRITLNIPMVSAIMQAVSGTRMAVSLATEGGMSFIYGSQTPEQEAAMVREVKSYKAGFVKSDSNLSPDMTLADVLELKERTGHSTMPVTADGTPGSRLVGIVTSRDYRVSRMDPSTKVSEFMTPREKLVCAPSTCTLSEANDIIWDNKLNSLPVVDDEGRLLYLVFRKDYDSHKANPNELLDKHKSYMVGAGINTRDYAERVPALIEAGVDALCIDSSEGYSEWQKRTLDWIRANYGEDIPVGAGNVVDAEGFRFLAEAGADFVKVGIGGGSICITREQKGIGRGQATALIDVCAERDRYFEETGVYVPVCSDGGIVHDYHMTLALAMGADFMMLGRYFARFDESNSRRVNVNGTYMKEYWGEGSARARNWQRYDLGGKKSSMSFVEGVDSYVPYAGSLKDGVAGSLAKVRSTMCNCGALTIPELQEKAKITLVSATSLVEGGAHDVVVKNANQTVTGTNAE; encoded by the coding sequence ATGGCGTACTACTACCCCGAGGCTGCGCACACGTTCAGCGAGTACCTGCTCGTTCCGGGATACAGCTCCTCCGAGTGCATCCCTGAGAGGGTGAGCCTCAAGACGCCGCTCACGAAGTTCCGCCGCGACGAAGAGCCGCGCATCACCCTCAACATCCCGATGGTCTCGGCCATCATGCAGGCCGTTTCCGGCACGCGCATGGCCGTGTCTCTGGCCACTGAGGGCGGCATGTCGTTCATCTACGGTTCGCAGACGCCCGAGCAGGAAGCCGCGATGGTTCGCGAGGTCAAGAGCTACAAGGCCGGCTTCGTCAAGAGCGACTCCAACCTGTCGCCCGACATGACGCTCGCCGACGTCCTCGAGCTCAAGGAGCGCACGGGCCACTCCACGATGCCCGTCACGGCCGACGGCACGCCCGGCTCGCGTCTCGTTGGCATCGTTACGAGCCGCGACTACCGCGTCTCGCGCATGGATCCCTCCACGAAGGTCTCCGAGTTCATGACGCCGCGCGAGAAGCTCGTTTGCGCCCCGTCCACGTGCACCCTGTCCGAGGCCAACGACATCATCTGGGACAACAAGCTCAACTCGCTGCCTGTCGTCGACGATGAGGGCCGCCTGCTTTACCTCGTGTTCCGCAAGGACTACGACTCGCACAAGGCCAACCCCAACGAGCTGCTCGACAAGCACAAGAGCTACATGGTAGGCGCTGGCATCAACACGCGCGACTACGCCGAGCGTGTCCCTGCCCTCATCGAGGCCGGCGTCGACGCACTGTGCATCGACTCGTCCGAGGGCTATTCGGAGTGGCAGAAGCGCACGCTCGACTGGATTCGCGCCAACTACGGCGAGGACATCCCCGTGGGTGCCGGCAACGTCGTCGACGCCGAGGGCTTCCGCTTCCTGGCTGAGGCCGGCGCCGACTTCGTGAAGGTCGGCATCGGTGGCGGCTCCATCTGCATCACGCGCGAGCAGAAGGGCATCGGTCGTGGCCAGGCCACGGCCCTCATCGACGTGTGCGCCGAGCGCGATCGCTACTTCGAGGAGACGGGCGTCTACGTGCCCGTGTGCTCCGACGGCGGCATCGTGCACGACTACCACATGACGCTCGCCCTTGCCATGGGTGCCGACTTCATGATGCTCGGCCGCTACTTCGCTCGCTTCGATGAGTCGAACAGCCGCCGCGTCAACGTGAACGGAACGTACATGAAGGAGTACTGGGGCGAGGGCTCGGCGCGCGCCCGCAACTGGCAGCGCTACGACCTGGGCGGCAAGAAGAGCTCCATGTCGTTCGTCGAGGGCGTCGACTCCTACGTTCCCTACGCGGGCTCGCTGAAGGACGGTGTGGCGGGCTCGCTTGCCAAGGTGCGCTCCACCATGTGCAACTGCGGCGCGCTCACGATCCCCGAGCTGCAGGAGAAGGCCAAGATCACGCTCGTCAGCGCCACGTCGCTCGTTGAGGGCGGCGCGCATGACGTCGTCGTCAAGAACGCAAACCAGACGGTCACGGGTACGAACGCAGAGTAA
- a CDS encoding DegV family protein produces the protein MSFSILTDTSCNLPTELVKEYELAMMPLRYLIDGQEYASFTDGVQADFSAFYDKLRSGKVATTSLADAAEAQHLARELLEQGEDVLYIGFSSGLSGTYELVSRVLGELAAEYPHRKLLCVDSLAASAGQGLLITYVARMREQGHSIEECYAWALEHRLNICHWFTVDDLMFLKRGGRVSAVSAVFGTALGIKPVMHVDVDGTLKVVDKVRGRRKSISALLDHLVNSTPVEPLSQRPIYISHGDCYDDAKLLADMIMERCSNPSDPMPYPLITYVDPVIGAHSGPGTLALFYYDAEASHR, from the coding sequence ATGAGCTTCTCCATCCTGACCGACACGAGCTGCAACCTGCCGACGGAGCTCGTCAAGGAGTATGAGCTCGCGATGATGCCGCTGCGCTATCTCATCGACGGCCAGGAGTATGCGAGCTTCACCGACGGCGTCCAGGCCGACTTCAGCGCGTTCTATGACAAGCTGCGCTCGGGCAAGGTCGCCACGACGTCGCTCGCTGATGCCGCCGAGGCCCAGCACCTGGCGCGCGAGCTGCTCGAGCAGGGCGAGGACGTTCTCTACATCGGCTTTTCCTCTGGCCTGTCAGGCACGTACGAGCTCGTGTCGCGCGTCTTGGGTGAGCTCGCGGCCGAATACCCCCATCGCAAGCTGCTGTGCGTGGACTCGCTGGCCGCCAGCGCAGGTCAGGGTCTGCTCATCACGTACGTCGCCCGCATGCGCGAGCAGGGGCACTCCATCGAGGAGTGCTACGCGTGGGCCCTCGAGCACCGCCTGAACATCTGTCACTGGTTCACGGTCGATGACCTCATGTTCCTCAAGCGCGGTGGACGTGTCTCGGCCGTGTCCGCCGTGTTCGGCACGGCGCTGGGCATCAAGCCCGTCATGCACGTCGACGTGGACGGAACGCTCAAGGTCGTCGACAAGGTGCGCGGCCGCCGCAAGTCCATCTCCGCCCTGCTCGACCATCTCGTGAACTCGACGCCGGTGGAGCCGTTGTCCCAGCGGCCGATTTACATTTCGCACGGCGACTGCTACGACGACGCCAAGCTGCTGGCCGACATGATCATGGAACGGTGCTCCAACCCGTCCGACCCGATGCCATATCCGCTCATCACCTACGTCGATCCCGTCATCGGCGCGCACTCCGGACCGGGTACGCTCGCGCTGTTCTACTACGACGCGGAGGCATCTCACCGCTAG
- a CDS encoding amino acid ABC transporter substrate-binding protein: MVVTRRRFCAATAGLAVGLLAGGSMAFASDKPAFTTVAEGVLTMGTNAAFPPYEYYDGDTIIGIDADVAALIAEKLGLTLEIQDMDFGSIITAVQTGKIDMGVAGMTVNDERKKNVNFTDSYATGIQVIIVPEGSEITGPDSLAENTDYLIGVQENTTGHIYCSDDYGEDRVIPYTNGATAVQALLNGKVDCVVIDNEPAKNFVAANPGLKILDTEYVKEDYAIAVSKDNDALLEAINGALKELIADGSVQEVLDTYIGDHDGEAAGSSVADTKASSDSAAADKK, from the coding sequence ATGGTCGTCACTCGTCGTCGTTTCTGCGCTGCCACTGCCGGGCTCGCCGTTGGCCTGCTTGCGGGCGGCAGCATGGCGTTTGCTTCCGACAAGCCCGCGTTCACCACGGTGGCAGAGGGCGTGCTCACGATGGGCACGAACGCCGCGTTCCCTCCCTACGAGTACTATGACGGTGACACGATCATCGGGATCGACGCTGACGTGGCTGCCCTCATCGCCGAGAAGCTCGGCCTGACGCTCGAGATCCAGGACATGGACTTCGGCTCCATCATCACGGCCGTCCAGACGGGCAAGATCGACATGGGCGTCGCTGGCATGACCGTCAACGACGAGCGCAAGAAGAACGTCAACTTCACGGACTCCTACGCCACGGGCATCCAGGTCATCATCGTTCCGGAGGGCTCCGAGATCACCGGCCCTGACTCGCTGGCAGAGAACACCGACTACCTCATCGGCGTGCAGGAGAATACGACGGGTCACATCTACTGCTCCGACGACTATGGCGAGGATCGCGTCATCCCCTACACGAACGGCGCTACCGCCGTCCAGGCCCTCCTGAACGGCAAGGTCGACTGCGTCGTCATCGACAACGAGCCTGCCAAGAACTTCGTGGCCGCCAACCCCGGCCTCAAGATCCTCGACACGGAGTACGTCAAGGAGGACTACGCCATCGCCGTCAGCAAGGACAACGACGCCCTGCTCGAGGCCATCAACGGTGCCCTCAAGGAGCTCATCGCCGACGGCAGCGTCCAGGAGGTCCTCGACACGTACATCGGCGACCACGACGGCGAGGCTGCCGGTTCGTCTGTCGCTGACACGAAGGCGTCCTCTGACAGCGCGGCTGCCGACAAGAAGTAA
- a CDS encoding amino acid ABC transporter permease, with protein sequence MQTIQQGFYQTFIYQDNYTYFLNGIVVTLEVAALACILGLILGVLAAIIRSAHDQQQPGRRKNPILGFFNAVAVVYITVIRGTPTMVQLLIMWFVVWASARATQPNMIACAVVTFGLNSGAYVAEIVRSGIMSVDSGQMEAGRSLGLSYATTMRCVIIPQAFKNILPALGNEAITLMKETSIVTVIGLKDLTKGAMIIQGNTFQALIPFVAIALIYLALVMILSFVFGAIERRLRQSDYR encoded by the coding sequence ATACAGACCATCCAGCAGGGCTTCTACCAGACATTCATCTATCAGGACAACTACACGTACTTCCTGAATGGCATCGTCGTCACGCTCGAGGTCGCAGCGCTCGCCTGCATACTCGGCCTCATCCTGGGCGTGCTGGCGGCCATCATCCGATCGGCGCATGACCAGCAGCAGCCCGGGCGGCGCAAGAACCCCATCCTCGGGTTCTTCAACGCCGTAGCCGTCGTCTACATCACGGTCATCCGCGGCACGCCGACGATGGTACAGCTGCTCATCATGTGGTTCGTCGTGTGGGCCTCGGCGCGTGCGACGCAGCCGAACATGATCGCGTGCGCCGTCGTGACATTCGGCCTCAACTCAGGCGCCTACGTGGCCGAGATCGTGCGCTCGGGCATCATGTCCGTTGACTCGGGCCAGATGGAGGCCGGCCGCTCGCTCGGCCTGTCGTACGCCACGACCATGCGTTGCGTCATCATCCCCCAGGCGTTCAAGAACATCCTGCCCGCCCTGGGCAACGAAGCGATCACGCTCATGAAGGAGACGTCCATCGTCACGGTCATCGGGCTGAAGGACCTGACGAAGGGCGCGATGATCATCCAGGGCAACACGTTCCAGGCGCTCATTCCGTTCGTGGCCATCGCCCTCATCTACCTGGCGCTTGTCATGATCCTATCGTTCGTGTTCGGCGCCATCGAGAGGAGGCTGCGTCAAAGTGATTACCGTTAA
- a CDS encoding amino acid ABC transporter ATP-binding protein, protein MITVNHLVKAFGDHVVLNDVSEHIAPGEKVVIIGPSGSGKSTFLRCLNLLEVPTSGQIVFDGQDITRPHVDVDAVRRQMCMVFQHFNLFSNLSVKRNLTLAPTKLRLMGAEEAETEAKRLLERVGLPDKADAYPSQLSGGQKQRIAIARSLMMRPKVMLFDEPTSALDPEMVGEVLGIMRELAQDNMTMVVVTHEMGFAREVASRVLFMDGGNIVEQGSPAELFAHPKEKRTQDFLSKVL, encoded by the coding sequence GTGATTACCGTTAATCACCTCGTCAAGGCGTTTGGCGACCACGTGGTGCTCAATGACGTCAGCGAGCACATAGCCCCTGGCGAGAAGGTCGTCATCATCGGGCCGTCAGGCTCGGGCAAGTCGACGTTCCTCCGCTGCCTGAACCTGCTGGAGGTGCCGACGTCGGGCCAGATCGTGTTCGACGGCCAGGACATCACGCGCCCCCACGTTGACGTCGACGCCGTGCGCCGCCAGATGTGCATGGTGTTCCAGCACTTCAACCTGTTCAGCAACCTGTCCGTGAAGCGCAACCTCACACTGGCGCCGACGAAGCTCAGGCTCATGGGCGCAGAGGAGGCTGAGACAGAGGCGAAGCGCCTGCTTGAGCGCGTCGGCCTGCCCGACAAGGCAGACGCCTATCCCAGCCAGCTCTCCGGCGGCCAGAAGCAGCGCATCGCCATCGCCCGCTCGCTCATGATGCGCCCGAAGGTCATGCTGTTCGACGAGCCCACGAGCGCCCTGGATCCTGAGATGGTCGGCGAGGTCCTCGGGATCATGCGCGAGCTTGCGCAGGACAACATGACGATGGTCGTCGTGACGCACGAGATGGGCTTTGCGCGCGAGGTCGCGAGCCGCGTCCTGTTCATGGATGGAGGAAACATCGTCGAGCAGGGCTCCCCTGCCGAGCTGTTTGCCCACCCCAAGGAGAAGCGCACGCAAGACTTCCTGAGCAAGGTGCTCTAG
- the hemH gene encoding ferrochelatase → MITNTSPSADIACGKALSQKTGVLLVTTGSPTAPTPQAVHDYLEAFLSDKRVVDLPPWQWQPILRGIILPRRSPKSAKLYEDIWMGEGSPLTVYTERQRAGIQAGLVAAGHADVPVVTAVRYGEPSIRSGLGKLLDEYGVGRVIVLPVYPQYASVTNGTMAQEVLQVLCERKRIPGLDFIDSFCSDEGYLDALAANVAAHWTYVDDGRHAIVFTYHSTLVADVEAGDVYRAQAELTAREVARRLGIPEHAWHIGFQSVFDKRPWLGPLTAEDVLPRLAAEGVTNVAVCAPGFTCECLETHNDIDVDQRGVFESLVPQGSFTYVPCLNDDPAFLKALTNLVLRHLV, encoded by the coding sequence ATGATCACGAACACGTCTCCGTCTGCCGATATCGCGTGCGGAAAGGCGCTTTCTCAAAAGACGGGCGTCCTGCTCGTCACGACAGGCTCTCCCACGGCACCGACACCGCAGGCCGTGCACGACTATCTCGAGGCGTTCCTCTCCGACAAGCGCGTCGTCGACTTGCCGCCCTGGCAGTGGCAGCCTATCCTGCGCGGCATCATATTGCCGCGCCGCTCGCCGAAGAGCGCCAAGCTCTATGAGGACATCTGGATGGGGGAGGGTTCACCGCTCACGGTGTACACGGAGCGCCAACGCGCCGGCATCCAGGCGGGCCTCGTGGCAGCCGGGCATGCAGATGTGCCGGTCGTGACAGCCGTGCGCTACGGTGAGCCGTCCATTCGCTCCGGCCTGGGCAAGCTGCTCGACGAGTACGGCGTCGGTCGCGTCATCGTGTTGCCGGTCTACCCGCAATACGCGTCGGTGACGAATGGCACGATGGCCCAGGAGGTCCTACAGGTTCTGTGCGAGCGCAAGCGCATCCCGGGGCTCGACTTCATCGACTCGTTCTGCTCGGACGAGGGCTATCTGGACGCCCTCGCGGCCAACGTCGCCGCGCACTGGACGTACGTTGACGACGGCCGCCATGCCATCGTGTTCACATATCACTCGACGCTCGTTGCCGATGTCGAGGCGGGCGACGTCTATCGTGCTCAAGCGGAGCTGACGGCCCGCGAGGTGGCCCGGCGCCTCGGCATCCCCGAGCACGCCTGGCATATCGGCTTCCAGAGCGTGTTCGACAAGCGCCCTTGGCTCGGCCCGCTCACGGCAGAGGACGTGCTGCCCAGGCTTGCCGCAGAAGGCGTGACGAACGTCGCCGTCTGCGCCCCAGGCTTTACATGCGAGTGCCTCGAGACGCACAACGACATCGACGTCGACCAACGCGGCGTGTTCGAGTCCCTCGTGCCCCAGGGATCGTTCACGTACGTTCCCTGCCTCAACGACGACCCGGCCTTCCTGAAAGCGCTCACGAACCTCGTGCTGCGCCACCTTGTATAA